The following coding sequences are from one Streptomyces angustmyceticus window:
- a CDS encoding sensor histidine kinase, with translation MGIRGRIALAISCMTALAVVVLGFAVHHIADAERERSARAYQDDRLSSALQIYERDGTLALGAQLDDATLPSPLRDAVFKNRSGTYVSGGEDPRVWAATGVGNDADSAPTRSLSVSAPYPDDDPAGRALSRALLVAGCGTVVLMAVVSWFVAQRLSRRLRLSAAAARRIAAGEAPDADALASNGRDEVAELGRSVHHMAMSLAAQAQAEREFTADVAHELRTPVAGLVAAAELLPQPRAVELVRDRAQAMRRLVEDLLEVSRLDAGVERADLDACELPSLVRGIVKRAARQRGVDEVSVTVEGEPRIVETDRRRVERVLVNLLANAAKHGRPPIEVVVAGSRIVVRDHGPGYPAELCAEGPRRFRTAAPERGTGHGLGLTIAAGQADVLGARLDFGTAAEGGAEAVLELPDHTTAVPETSATAPGP, from the coding sequence ATGGGCATTCGAGGCCGGATCGCCCTGGCCATTTCCTGTATGACGGCGCTGGCCGTGGTGGTGCTGGGCTTCGCGGTGCACCACATAGCGGATGCGGAGCGCGAGCGGTCGGCTCGGGCGTATCAGGACGACCGGCTGAGTTCGGCGCTGCAGATCTACGAGCGGGACGGCACGCTCGCGCTGGGCGCGCAGTTGGACGACGCGACGCTGCCGTCGCCGTTGCGCGACGCGGTGTTCAAGAACCGGTCGGGGACGTATGTCAGCGGTGGTGAGGACCCGCGGGTGTGGGCGGCGACGGGGGTCGGCAACGACGCGGACAGCGCCCCGACGCGGTCGTTGTCGGTGTCGGCGCCGTATCCGGACGACGATCCGGCGGGGCGGGCGCTGAGCCGGGCGCTGCTGGTCGCGGGGTGCGGCACGGTCGTGCTGATGGCGGTGGTGTCGTGGTTCGTGGCGCAGCGGCTGTCGCGGCGGCTGCGGCTGAGTGCGGCGGCGGCGCGGCGGATCGCGGCGGGGGAGGCGCCGGACGCGGACGCGCTGGCGAGCAACGGCCGCGACGAGGTGGCCGAGTTGGGCCGCAGTGTGCACCACATGGCGATGTCGCTGGCGGCCCAGGCGCAGGCGGAGCGGGAGTTCACCGCGGATGTGGCGCACGAGCTGCGGACGCCGGTGGCCGGGCTGGTGGCGGCCGCGGAGCTGCTGCCGCAGCCGCGGGCGGTGGAGCTGGTGCGCGACCGGGCGCAGGCGATGCGGCGGCTGGTGGAGGACCTGTTGGAGGTCTCGCGGCTGGACGCGGGGGTGGAGCGGGCGGATCTGGACGCCTGTGAGCTGCCGTCGCTGGTGCGCGGGATCGTGAAGCGGGCGGCGCGCCAGCGCGGGGTGGACGAGGTGTCGGTGACCGTGGAGGGGGAGCCGCGGATCGTGGAGACGGACCGGCGGCGGGTGGAGCGGGTGCTGGTGAACCTGCTGGCGAACGCGGCCAAGCACGGCCGGCCGCCGATCGAGGTGGTGGTCGCGGGCTCGCGGATCGTGGTGCGCGATCACGGTCCGGGCTATCCGGCGGAGCTGTGCGCGGAGGGGCCGCGGCGGTTCCGTACGGCGGCACCGGAGCGGGGGACCGGGCACGGCCTGGGGCTGACGATCGCGGCCGGCCAGGCGGATGTGCTGGGCGCCCGGCTGGACTTCGGCACCGCCGCGGAGGGCGGCGCCGAAGCCGTGCTGGAGTTGCCGGACCATACGACGGCGGTTCCGGAGACCTCGGCTACAGCCCCAGGTCCTTGA
- the bcp gene encoding thioredoxin-dependent thiol peroxidase, translating into MSERLQPGDTAPAFTLPDADGKQVSLADHQGRKVIVYFYPAALTPGCTKQACDFTDNLDFLAGHGYDVIGISPDKPEKLATFREKEELKVTLLGDPDKTVLEAYGAFGEKKLYGKTVTGVIRSTVIVDEEGKVERALYNVKATGHVAKIIKDLGL; encoded by the coding sequence ATGAGCGAGCGACTGCAGCCCGGCGACACCGCCCCCGCCTTCACCCTGCCCGACGCGGACGGCAAGCAGGTCTCGCTCGCCGACCACCAGGGCCGCAAGGTCATCGTCTACTTCTACCCGGCCGCCCTGACCCCCGGCTGCACCAAGCAGGCGTGCGACTTCACCGACAACCTCGACTTCCTCGCCGGACACGGCTACGACGTCATCGGCATCTCCCCCGACAAGCCGGAGAAGCTCGCCACGTTCCGCGAGAAGGAAGAACTCAAGGTCACCCTCCTCGGCGACCCCGACAAGACGGTCCTGGAGGCGTACGGCGCCTTCGGCGAGAAGAAGCTCTACGGCAAGACCGTCACCGGCGTCATCCGCTCCACCGTCATCGTCGACGAGGAGGGCAAGGTCGAACGCGCCCTCTACAACGTCAAGGCCACCGGCCACGTCGCCAAGATCATCAAGGACCTGGGGCTGTAG
- a CDS encoding DUF3618 domain-containing protein → MAEARTPAQIEADIIRRRQELAVTLDEIGVRLHPKTIMDDAKARAAAAVDRTAGRAYVAANRAVSDVRAQLVSEDGAPRLERIVPVALVGVAVVGLLTLRSRRRR, encoded by the coding sequence GTGGCGGAAGCCAGGACCCCGGCGCAGATCGAGGCGGACATCATCCGCAGGCGGCAGGAGCTCGCCGTCACGCTCGACGAGATCGGTGTGCGGCTGCACCCGAAAACGATCATGGATGACGCCAAGGCCAGGGCGGCGGCGGCCGTGGACCGTACGGCGGGGCGGGCGTATGTGGCCGCCAACCGCGCGGTCTCGGACGTGCGGGCCCAGCTGGTGTCGGAGGACGGGGCGCCGCGGCTGGAGCGGATCGTTCCGGTGGCGCTGGTCGGCGTGGCCGTGGTCGGTCTGCTGACGCTGCGCTCCCGGCGCCGCCGCTGA
- a CDS encoding GroES family chaperonin: MLHDRVLVRTDIPEGERRSSGGIVIPATAAVGRRLAWAEVVAVGQNVRTVEVGDRVLYDPEDRAEVEVRGVAYVLMRERDLHAVAAERLEGAEDATGLYL, translated from the coding sequence ATGCTGCACGACCGCGTGCTGGTCCGGACGGACATCCCCGAGGGCGAGCGTCGCTCGTCGGGGGGCATCGTCATTCCCGCGACCGCGGCGGTCGGCCGCCGCCTGGCCTGGGCCGAGGTGGTGGCGGTCGGGCAGAACGTGCGGACCGTCGAGGTGGGGGACCGGGTGCTGTACGACCCGGAGGACCGGGCCGAGGTCGAGGTGCGCGGGGTGGCGTACGTGCTGATGCGCGAGCGTGATCTGCACGCGGTGGCCGCGGAGCGCCTGGAGGGCGCGGAGGACGCGACCGGGCTGTACCTGTAG
- a CDS encoding DMT family transporter, which yields MAWILLLVAGLLEVGWSVGMTYTDGFTRLWPSVFTGAGIVASMLLLSYAARTLPIGTAYGVWVGIGAAGAAVLGMTVLGEPATAARIFFICLLLVAVVGLKATSGH from the coding sequence ATGGCATGGATCCTGCTCCTGGTCGCCGGGCTGCTGGAGGTCGGCTGGTCGGTCGGGATGACGTACACCGACGGCTTCACCCGGCTGTGGCCCAGCGTGTTCACCGGCGCGGGCATCGTCGCCAGCATGCTGCTGCTCTCGTACGCGGCCCGGACCCTGCCGATCGGCACCGCCTACGGCGTGTGGGTCGGCATCGGGGCGGCCGGCGCGGCGGTGCTCGGCATGACGGTGCTGGGCGAGCCGGCCACCGCGGCCCGGATCTTCTTCATCTGCCTGCTGCTGGTGGCGGTGGTCGGCCTCAAGGCGACGTCGGGGCACTGA
- a CDS encoding transglycosylase domain-containing protein has translation MSGQRTGWRRVLPTWRTVLGTVLLFLLLIIGGLVTGYLLVGIPPANSAAKAQSTVYLYSDGSELARDGEVNRQNVTLGHVPKSVQQAVLAAEDRDFYAESAVDPAAMLRAAWNTVTGKGKQSGSTITQQYVKNYYLGQEQTVTRKAKEFFIAIKLDREVSKDNILEGYLNSSYYGRNAYGIQAAAQSYYGRNAEQLTTAQGAYLATLLNAPSAYDITARPANRARVLARWNYVLDGMVKQKWLSQADRAALEFPMPRPAKPSAGLSGQRGYLVEAVKDYLVDHRILDEDTLRAGGYRITTTIGKKRQNALVKAVNTRLMDRLDDSRKVDRCVRAGGASIDPASGRVVALYGGIDYARQFVNSATRRDYQVGSTFKPIVFASAVQNDATTQNGERITPNTVYDGTNKRMTVNHGTRTGFAPANEDDRSYGPITVSEATDKSVNAVYAQMGIDVGPAKVKATAVDLGIPADTPSLASSQGAISLGTATPSVLDMTQVYATLAHHGTHRPYSLVDKVTRNEEAVELPEREETTAVPRTAADTTTSILRSVVDGGTGTAAQGAGRPAAGKTGTAEDDKAAWFAGYTPDLATVVAVLGQNPESAAQEPLYGAGGLARVNGGDYPAQIWADYTAAALKGRPVRDFSLRLEEGAESASPSPSGSDSASPDESGSPSAGPSDSPGAPTPTPGGPTRPTGGPTAPTSPAEPTPTAEPTNDVPTFEPQSDDLEQRLRWRWGGGG, from the coding sequence ATGAGCGGACAACGCACAGGCTGGCGCCGTGTCCTCCCCACCTGGCGCACGGTGCTGGGCACCGTGCTGCTCTTCCTGCTGCTCATCATCGGCGGGCTGGTCACCGGCTATCTGCTCGTCGGGATCCCGCCGGCCAACAGCGCCGCCAAGGCCCAGAGCACCGTCTACCTCTACTCCGACGGCTCGGAGCTGGCCCGCGACGGCGAGGTCAACCGGCAGAACGTCACCCTCGGCCACGTCCCGAAATCCGTCCAGCAGGCGGTGCTCGCCGCCGAGGACCGCGACTTCTACGCCGAGTCCGCGGTCGACCCCGCCGCGATGCTCCGCGCCGCCTGGAACACCGTGACCGGCAAGGGCAAGCAGTCCGGCTCCACCATCACCCAGCAGTACGTGAAGAACTACTACCTCGGCCAGGAACAGACCGTCACCCGCAAGGCCAAGGAGTTCTTCATCGCCATCAAGCTGGACCGCGAGGTGAGCAAGGACAACATCCTGGAGGGCTACCTCAACTCCAGCTACTACGGCCGCAACGCCTACGGCATCCAGGCCGCCGCCCAGTCCTACTACGGCCGCAACGCCGAGCAGCTGACCACCGCCCAGGGCGCCTACCTCGCCACCCTCCTCAACGCCCCCAGCGCCTACGACATCACCGCCCGCCCCGCGAACCGCGCACGGGTGCTGGCGCGCTGGAACTACGTCCTGGACGGCATGGTCAAGCAGAAGTGGCTCAGCCAGGCCGACCGGGCCGCGCTGGAGTTCCCCATGCCCCGGCCCGCCAAGCCCTCGGCGGGCCTGTCCGGCCAGCGCGGCTACCTCGTCGAGGCGGTCAAGGACTACCTCGTCGACCACCGGATCCTCGACGAGGACACCCTGCGGGCCGGCGGCTACCGCATCACCACCACCATCGGCAAGAAGCGCCAGAACGCCCTCGTCAAAGCGGTCAACACCCGCCTGATGGACCGCCTCGACGACTCCCGGAAGGTGGACCGCTGCGTCCGGGCCGGCGGCGCCTCCATCGACCCCGCCAGCGGCCGGGTCGTCGCCCTCTACGGCGGCATCGACTACGCCAGACAGTTCGTCAACAGCGCCACCCGCCGGGACTACCAGGTCGGCTCCACCTTCAAGCCGATCGTCTTCGCCTCCGCCGTGCAGAACGACGCCACCACCCAGAACGGCGAGCGGATCACCCCCAACACCGTCTACGACGGCACCAACAAGCGGATGACGGTCAACCACGGCACCCGCACCGGCTTCGCGCCCGCCAACGAGGACGACCGCTCCTACGGCCCGATCACCGTCAGCGAGGCCACCGACAAGTCCGTCAACGCCGTGTACGCCCAGATGGGCATCGACGTCGGCCCCGCCAAGGTCAAGGCCACCGCCGTCGACCTGGGCATCCCCGCCGACACCCCCAGCCTCGCCTCCTCCCAGGGCGCGATCTCGCTGGGCACCGCCACCCCCAGCGTCCTGGACATGACCCAGGTCTACGCCACCCTCGCCCACCACGGCACCCACCGCCCGTACTCCCTGGTCGACAAGGTCACCAGGAACGAGGAGGCCGTCGAGCTGCCCGAACGCGAGGAGACCACCGCCGTCCCGCGGACCGCCGCCGACACCACCACCTCGATCCTGCGCAGCGTCGTCGACGGCGGCACCGGCACCGCCGCCCAGGGCGCCGGTCGGCCCGCGGCCGGCAAGACCGGCACCGCCGAGGACGACAAGGCCGCCTGGTTCGCCGGCTACACCCCCGACCTCGCCACCGTCGTCGCGGTACTCGGCCAGAACCCCGAGAGCGCCGCGCAGGAGCCCCTGTACGGAGCCGGGGGCCTGGCGCGCGTCAACGGCGGCGACTACCCCGCCCAGATCTGGGCCGACTACACCGCGGCCGCGCTGAAGGGCCGCCCGGTCCGCGACTTCAGCCTGCGCCTGGAGGAGGGCGCCGAGTCCGCCTCGCCCTCGCCGTCCGGCAGCGACTCGGCCTCGCCCGACGAGTCCGGCTCCCCGTCCGCCGGCCCGAGCGACTCCCCCGGCGCCCCCACGCCGACCCCCGGCGGCCCGACCCGCCCGACCGGCGGACCGACCGCCCCCACCTCCCCGGCCGAGCCCACGCCGACCGCCGAGCCCACCAACGACGTCCCGACGTTCGAGCCGCAGAGCGACGACCTGGAACAGCGGCTGCGGTGGCGGTGGGGCGGCGGGGGCTAG
- a CDS encoding ABC transporter permease: protein MWYLAVAAGSFRRYATYRVATVAGVFTNTVFGFIVAFTYLALWHERPHLGGYDQAQALAFVWTGQALLASTGLMGGGLDELQERIRSGDIAVDLYRPADLQLWWLAADLGRAGLQLIGRGVAPMVVGALAFPLALPGDPLTWGGFLLSVLLGVVVGFALRYLVALASFWLLDGAGLALISGLACMFFSGMVLPLRVFPGALGEVAQLLPWAAVLQVPADVLVGARSGGAVLRGLVFQAAWGGALLALGRLVQAAATRKVVVHGG from the coding sequence GTGTGGTACCTCGCGGTGGCGGCCGGCAGCTTCCGGCGGTACGCCACCTACCGCGTCGCCACCGTGGCGGGGGTGTTCACCAACACCGTCTTCGGCTTCATCGTGGCGTTCACCTACCTCGCGCTGTGGCACGAGCGGCCGCATCTGGGCGGCTACGACCAGGCGCAGGCGCTGGCCTTCGTATGGACCGGGCAGGCGCTGCTGGCCTCGACGGGGCTGATGGGCGGCGGGCTGGACGAGCTGCAGGAGCGCATCCGCAGCGGCGACATCGCGGTGGACCTCTACCGGCCCGCGGACCTGCAGCTGTGGTGGCTCGCCGCGGATCTGGGGCGGGCCGGGCTGCAGCTGATCGGCCGCGGGGTGGCGCCGATGGTGGTGGGGGCGCTGGCCTTTCCGCTCGCGCTGCCCGGCGATCCGCTGACCTGGGGCGGGTTCCTGCTGTCGGTGCTGCTCGGGGTGGTGGTCGGGTTCGCGCTGCGCTACCTGGTCGCGCTGGCGTCGTTCTGGCTCCTCGACGGCGCGGGGCTGGCCCTGATCAGCGGCCTGGCCTGCATGTTCTTCTCGGGGATGGTGCTGCCGCTGCGGGTCTTCCCCGGTGCGCTGGGCGAGGTCGCCCAGCTGCTGCCGTGGGCGGCGGTCCTCCAGGTGCCGGCCGATGTGCTGGTGGGGGCGCGCAGCGGCGGCGCGGTGCTGCGGGGGCTGGTGTTCCAGGCCGCGTGGGGCGGGGCGCTGCTGGCGCTGGGGCGGCTGGTGCAGGCGGCGGCGACCCGCAAGGTGGTGGTGCACGGTGGCTAG
- a CDS encoding ABC transporter permease, which produces MWVRSALAYRASFLMMAFGNFAANALDFVAIMLMFSRIDALGGFSLPEVAFLYGTSGVSLGLTDLLLGSIEGLGRRVRDGTLDVLLLRPAPVFAQVAADRFALRRLGRLTQAVLVLGWSLPRIPVDWTVGRALMVPLMAVCGAAIFAAVFTAGAAFQFWAQDAAEVQNSFTYGGNAMLQYPPTVFARELVRGVTFLVPLAFVNWLPALRLLGRPDPLGLPGWVDFLGPVVAALMCAGAGLAWRLGLRSYRSTGS; this is translated from the coding sequence ATGTGGGTGCGCTCGGCCCTCGCCTACCGGGCGTCGTTCCTGATGATGGCGTTCGGCAACTTCGCGGCCAACGCCCTGGACTTCGTCGCGATCATGCTGATGTTCTCGCGGATCGACGCCCTCGGCGGCTTCTCGCTGCCCGAAGTGGCGTTCCTGTACGGGACGTCCGGGGTGTCGCTGGGCCTGACGGACCTGCTGCTGGGCAGCATCGAGGGGCTGGGCCGGCGGGTGCGGGACGGCACCCTCGACGTCCTGCTGCTGCGGCCCGCGCCGGTCTTCGCGCAGGTCGCGGCGGACCGTTTCGCGCTGCGCAGGCTGGGCCGGCTCACCCAGGCGGTGCTGGTGCTCGGCTGGTCGCTGCCCCGTATCCCGGTGGACTGGACGGTGGGCCGGGCACTGATGGTGCCGCTGATGGCGGTGTGCGGGGCGGCCATCTTCGCGGCGGTCTTCACGGCGGGCGCCGCCTTCCAGTTCTGGGCGCAGGACGCGGCCGAGGTGCAGAACTCCTTCACCTACGGCGGCAACGCGATGCTGCAGTACCCGCCGACGGTGTTCGCCAGGGAGCTGGTGCGCGGGGTCACCTTCCTCGTCCCGCTGGCGTTCGTGAACTGGCTGCCCGCCCTGCGGCTGCTGGGCCGCCCCGATCCGCTGGGGCTGCCGGGCTGGGTGGACTTCCTGGGGCCGGTGGTGGCGGCGCTGATGTGCGCGGGGGCGGGGCTGGCGTGGCGGCTGGGGCTGCGGTCCTACCGCAGCACCGGCAGTTGA
- a CDS encoding ABC transporter ATP-binding protein, whose translation MTDERAGAEPLIEVDGLEKVFSVRRRAGRLRRVRQEVRAVDGISFRVPRGEMVGYIGPNGAGKSTTIKMLTGILVPSGGRLRIAGIDPSPGAGRRPRGRAAAAPGLLRRGYPDRERTRLARRIGVVFGQRTTLWWDLPLKDSYELVRRMYRVPDAVYRANLERCVELLDLAPLLAVPVRQLSLGQRMRGDLAAALLHDPEVLYLDEPTIGLDVVSKAKVRGFLREVNAERGTTVLLTTHDLTDIEQLCRRVMVIDHGRLVYDGGLDGLRAAGGGERTLVVDLERQLPPIEGVPGARTVRVDGPRQWLAFPAAQSAAPLVAAVAARYPLVDLSVREPDIETLIAELYARGRKGADTGRSGGKEGHAL comes from the coding sequence GTGACGGACGAGAGGGCCGGGGCGGAGCCGCTGATCGAGGTGGACGGCCTGGAGAAGGTGTTCTCGGTGCGGCGCAGGGCCGGCCGGCTGCGGCGGGTGCGGCAGGAGGTCCGGGCCGTGGACGGCATCTCCTTCCGGGTACCGCGCGGCGAGATGGTCGGCTACATCGGCCCGAACGGCGCCGGGAAGTCCACCACGATCAAGATGCTGACGGGCATCCTGGTGCCCAGCGGCGGCCGGCTGCGGATCGCGGGCATCGATCCGTCCCCGGGCGCCGGGCGCCGCCCCCGCGGCCGTGCCGCCGCGGCCCCCGGGCTCCTGCGCAGGGGGTACCCCGACCGCGAGCGGACCCGGCTCGCCCGCCGGATCGGGGTGGTCTTCGGGCAGCGCACCACCCTGTGGTGGGACCTGCCGCTGAAGGACTCCTACGAGCTGGTGCGGCGGATGTACCGGGTCCCGGACGCCGTCTACCGCGCCAACCTGGAGCGCTGTGTCGAACTGCTGGACCTGGCGCCGCTGCTGGCCGTACCGGTGCGGCAGCTGTCGCTGGGGCAGCGGATGCGCGGCGACCTCGCGGCGGCGCTGCTGCACGACCCCGAGGTGCTCTACCTCGACGAGCCGACCATCGGCCTCGACGTGGTCAGCAAGGCGAAGGTGCGCGGGTTCCTGCGCGAGGTGAACGCCGAGCGGGGCACCACGGTCCTGCTGACCACGCACGACCTGACCGACATCGAGCAGCTGTGCCGCCGGGTGATGGTCATCGACCACGGCCGGCTGGTCTACGACGGGGGTCTCGACGGGCTGCGGGCGGCCGGCGGCGGCGAGCGGACGCTGGTGGTGGACCTGGAGCGGCAACTGCCCCCGATCGAGGGCGTGCCGGGCGCCCGGACGGTCCGGGTGGACGGGCCCCGGCAGTGGCTGGCGTTCCCGGCAGCGCAGAGCGCGGCGCCGCTGGTGGCCGCGGTCGCCGCGCGCTACCCGCTGGTGGATCTGTCGGTGCGGGAGCCGGACATCGAGACCCTGATCGCCGAGCTGTACGCGAGGGGCCGGAAGGGGGCGGATACCGGGCGGAGCGGGGGCAAGGAGGGCCACGCCCTCTAA